The window AGTGAGAGCCTTCCTAATGCTGATGTGTTAGCATCAGCTCTAGGTGTGGTagcctcttctcttttctgtttaggtCTTCTTTACCTAGTATAAGACTGAAAGCAGGATTTGCATCTGGTGTATTTTTCTGTGTCTGCTATCTCATACTGTGGCACCCAGTGCAATGTGCTTCCCAGAGGCACACCCAGATTTGAACTCCGCATCTCAGGATAACAGTAATACCTGCCTATTTCCCGTCTAGGTTGACAAGAGTCCTCGTAAAATAGCTGTCCTGAACAGGCGAGTGAGTGTTCCTCAGTTACCCCCAGGGATGTGGTCGTGAGGCAGAACCCAGAGCTCTTACAGCAAGACGACTTTCGGGGCCATGGCCCAGTTGAGCATTAACAATGATTACAGTGAGTGGGGCTCCAGCACTGATGCCGGGGAGCGGGCGCGACTGCTGCAGAGTCCCTGTGTGGACACAGTCCCCAAAAGCGAAGGTGAAGCCTCTCCTGAGGGTCCCGACAGAGGCACCACTTCCACGCTTGGGGCCATCTTCATCGTTGTCAATGCCTGCTTGGGTGCAGGGCTGCTTAACTTCCCAGCGGCCTTCAGGACTGCTGGGGGTGTGGCAGCTGGCATCTCGCTGCAGATGGTGAGTGTACAGACCGGTGATAGAGATGAGTGTGGGTGGGCGCTGCGTCAGTAGAACAGCTATAGTCTGAGGCTGACGTTCTTCCCCTCCATTATATGTGGCAGACATTGCTAATCTATTCCAGCACTGCTGGAATAGAAGCCTTCAGGGAGATTTAAACATCAATTGCATGTTTAACTTTTTAGGTAGTTCTTTGATTTTGCAGTTGTGGTAGAAGAGATAGGCCTTAGTCTTGAGAATTATAGACATCTTTACAGATAAAATGACAGATAACTTGTATGGGCTTCATAGTGGGAAGGGAATAAGATAAAATAAGACTATCCATAATTGGTGATTTTTTATTTAAGCTGATGGGACTACCTTGTGTCCATTATACTATGCCCTCTACTTTTATGTTTTAAACTTTTCAAGAACTCTTTTGTTTCTTAAAGAAAACCTCAACTTGGCAACCTCTAGCAGTCAGTTAAAATCGCCTTGCCAAATGAGATCCCTTTGCCAGAGCCACCTAGTAAAATACTTCGAGACGCCCTTAGCTGCCAGCCTCTCCACACCCTCCTttctccctgccctgcctgcagGGCATGCTGGTTTTCATCATCAGTGGCCTGGTCATCTTGGCCTACTGCTCCCAGGCCAGCAATGAGCGGACCTACCAGGAGGTGGTATGGGCTGTGTGTGGCAAGCTAACAGGTGTGCTGTGCGAGGTGGCCATCGCCGTCTACACCTTCGGCACCTGTATCGCCTTCCTCATCATCATCGGGGACCAGCAAGACAAGAGTAAGGTTCTTCCCAAGGTGCCCACCTCATCTCCCCCTCAACCCCAGAGATCCCAAGGTGAAGAGAAAGGGTGTTATCTACCTGCCTGACCTCATCTGAACTGGGGCCCAGTAGAGGGAGGGTCTGGGGCCCAGCAGAGCAGGAAGGCCACATTCTGATGGCCCGGGATGACACTGCCTTCCTCCCCGTGCAGTTATAGCTGTGATAGCCAAGGAGCCAGAGGGGGCCAGCAGCAGCCTTTGGTACACAGACCGCAAGTTCACCATCAGCCTCACTgccttcctcttcatcctgcccctCTCCATTCCCAGAGAGATTGGCTTCCAGAAATATGCCAGGTTTGGaggtgctcccccctcccccaacatggGTGGGACAGCTCTGGTCACGGTCAGCTGGAGACCCAGGAGCTGCTGGGGAGTCCCTCCATGGCATCTCACTTTCTTGGGGAatgaacagacaaaggcctgtaGTGTTTTAGGCCCAAGACTTCCCTTTTCTGTCACCATCAAGGGGGGAGCATGGTCCTTTTCATCTAGGAGAGATGTAGCTCTAAATTTTCTTGTCAAAGAAGGGACtggggctaggaaggtggcttaatctgtagagtgcttgcctagcatgcatgaagccctgggttcaattcctcagtaccacttaaacagaaaaggctggaagtggctctttggctcaagaggtagagccctagcattgagcacagagaggctcagggacagtgcccaggccctgagttcaagccccaggactacaatAAAGGGCGGGGGGAGGACTGGAGGATATCAAGGAGTGTGAAGGCAACCTGCTAGCTTGGAGGCTTTTCCTGGGAATGTGGGCTTTGAGGTCATTTCAAGATtctagcctggggctggggatatggcctagtggcaagagtgcttgccttgtatacatgaggccctgggttcgattccccagcaccatatatacagaaaacggccagaagtggcgctgtggctcaagtggcagagtgctagccttgagcaagaagaagccagggacagtgctcaggccctgagttcaaggcccagactggccaaaaaaaaaaaaagattctagccTGGCAGCATCTCCCATGCAGCTTGTGATACAGGGAGAGACGAGCTGCCTGGTTTAGTATCTGAAGGGTGGGATAAGAAGGGAGAGGGCTGTGCCCAGGCTGCTTCCTACCTGTAAGCAAAGTATCTCATTCTGCTCTCTCCATGGTTCCCTTCAATGTTGGTGCTTTGCTTTATACTCTTACTTTACCTTCAGCATCTCCTAGTGCTCAAAGGCCCACAGAACAGCCTACAGCCAACCCTGCCTAGTCTGGGCATCTTAGATCAAAATTGTCGCTGCGCTGTGGAGCCCAGTTTTCCATCATGGCCTCTGAGCCGGGGAGTTGAACTACATCCTATGTGCCCATAGCCAGAAATGCTGcccactggcttccagctcccTCCTAGCTGTGGCGGGTCTCTGTGAAACTTATTTTCAAGGTATTTCCCAAGTCTTTGCTTGGCATATCTCTGTCCCAAGAGCAATAGGTGGGCACACTGGCATGGCATCAAGTAAGGGgctactggggctggggaggaagaagTCAGTCTCTCCTTCCTGGCAGCTTCCTGAGCGTCGTGGGCACCTGGTACGTCACTGCCATCATTATTATCAAATACATCTGGCCAGATAACAAGATGACCTCGGGAGATATCCTGACAAGGTGGGTGGGCCTCCCCAGGAAATACATGGGGTAGAGCCTGTCACATTGGCCCTGGGAGGTACTGAGTCAAGCATCCAAAGGCCACATGGGCTCTTGGGGTTTATTCACTCTGAGCAGGGCTGACTCACCAAGCAATAAAGGGAGAAACGCTCGTGAGATCTGACAGATGCTATGTGCTAGACACAGCCCAGGTTGGGGGGCCTCTCAGAGTGAGATTGCACCATTTCCTGACACTGTTAATCTGTCAGTTTCTGTATCTTCTATACAAGGACGAATCGTTTTTCTAAATCTATCCTTCTGctcttttttaataaaacaaagccagaaattgagcatTTGGGCTTTAGGGGAGGGCCTTACAGAGCCTCCGTTTACTGAACTTAAGTGGAGGTGCTCGGCATGTGGAAGGCTGGCCACGGGAGGCTGTGCTGGCGTGGGGGAAGCGTGGATGACAGAGACACTCTGGAGGCTTCACGGGCAGCTGTTCATTGTTTGTTCTCAGGCCAGCTTCCTGGATGTCTGTGTTCAATGCTATGCCCACCATCTGCTTCGGATTTCAGGTGCCAGCAAGGAGGTCCCTGCTACCCCCTTAGGTCATCCCTCACCCTAGGACGGAACTCTTATCACAGGCTGGATGGGTGGaatcctgggggtggggaggataaaGCAGGGGCCCTAGAATTTCCTCTTGTCCCCAGGGCCTCTGTCCCCACCATGACTGTGCCCTTTACCCCAACAGTGCCATGTGAGCAGCGTGCCCGTCTTCAACAGCATGCGGAGGCCTGAGGTGAAGACCTGGGGCGGGGTGGTAACAGCTGCCATGGTCATCGCCCTGGCTGTCTATCTGGGCACAGGTGAGTGCTTCCCCTTCACGGGCCAGGTCAACTTGAGTGCCTaagccctccagcccagctttcctAGGGACTCTCCTGTCCTACCAACCTGACAAGCACTTCATAGACTTTGGGTTGAATTTAGGCTGTCCAAGATGAGAAAAGTATGTTCCTCTATTCACTCGTGGATTCTAGATTGGTGCCTAGCAAGTTCCAGAAGCTATTGTCAGTGAAGTACTGTGAAGGGTGAAGGTGCCCCTGTCCCCAGAGGAGTGGCATTCTCCTTGTGAGTCAGTCATGTGGGAATGAATGGGGGATTCCAGTGACTCGTGGTGGGTGGGGTGGATTCACAGAAGGGCCCTCTCTGAGGAGGCTTTGTCTGGGGAAGCCCAAGGGATGAGACAGTCTGAAGAGTGAACTTCCCAGAGAAATAAGGTCTCTGAACCAGGGTCGGAAAGCAGCTCTGTGTAGCTAGGGTGCAGAGACTGAAGGCAGAGAGCCATGAGGCTGGACAGGTTGTGGAGAGCGTTCTGGAGAGGAAGTGTTTCGTGCTGAGGAGTAGCTGGGGAATGAAGGCTTTGACTGCTGCACGGAGTGGTTTGGGCAAGGGCTCTGTGGCCCTCCCCATGCaagatgggggtggggttggggctgCTAGGCCAGCACTACTCCAGCCTCTGAAGTCATAGCCAGGGACAGGGAAGGCAAACAAGCCAAGTGTCTGTACAGTGGGGCTTCCTGGCTAGAGAGACAGTTGGGAGGGATGTACTCTGAAGAAAATAGAATTGGGAGATGAGTGAGAGCCTGGGTGAGAGTGGTTGTGGATGGGAAGTGTTCTTCAAGGAGGGGCCACCTGAACTGAGACCCAAATTTTGAGATGGCAGCATGAAGAGCTAAGCAAAGCAGTCAGTGTAGAGATTCTGAGACAAGAATGTGCGAGTCAAGTTCAGAAAGGTGGTGGTGTGGTGGCTAGAGAGCTAGCAGGAAGGGATCTCAGAAGGTGAGGTGGGGAGGCACCTTCTCAGATGGACTCCCCCAGGCGCAGCACCCCGTAGGAGTGGCTGGTCCACCCCTTGCCCTCCTCGGGCTGCGCTCACACAGCCCCCTTGTCCCTGCCTTTAGGCATCTGTGGCTTCCTGACCTTTGGAGCCGCTGTGGACCCCGACGTGCTGCTGTCCTACCCTTCCACAGACATGGCTGTGGCTGTTGCCCGAGCCTTCATCATCCTGAGCGTGCTCACCTCCTACCCCATCCTGCACTTCTGTGGGCGgtgagccccctccccagcccacgtGGAGCCCCAGAACCCCTCCAGTATGGCTCTTGGCCTTACCTGGAGACCGTTCTATGGAAGAAGTTCAAAACTATTGAAAAATGTCCGTGCCTACAATGGCCCCCGGATATTCCAAATGAGATCTTAGAAGTGCCTTTATCCCAGGATAACCAGAACATCCTGTGAGTCCTTGAGaatctcccagccttttctgagctCTCACATGGGCACCCATCGGTTTGGAAACCCCACTCAGTTTCTTGTAAGGAGATGAACGGTGTTGTTTCCGTGTGACGAGGCAAAGCACTGAGCCTTGTGTTCCCATTGCTTCATGTTAAGCCCATGCTACGAAGGCCTGGGCTCAGGCAGGGCCCTGCCCACCCTCCACCCAGTTCAAGGTCTGGCTCCTGtgacctggaggcaggggcatTAATACAGAAATCCTCCTCACTGGTAGGGCGGTGGTGGAAGGCCTATGGCTGCGCTACCAGGGGACCCCTGTGGAGGAGGATGTGGGGCGCGAGCGGCAACGGCGTGTGCTGCAGACGCTGGTGTGGTTCCTGCTCACCCTGCTGCTGGCTCTCTTCATCCCTGACATCGGCAAGGTCATCTCAGTCATCGGAGGCCTGGCTGCCTGCTTCATCTTTGTCTTTCCAGGTGTGGACCCCTGCTGCTCCTGTCTCAGCCCCGTGTGTGGCCTCCCTGGCCTCAGCTCACTGCTCGCTCAGAGCCTGCCCAGGAGAGTAACCACCAACCTTTATCACTTGCCCACCTCAGCTGCCCTGGGGGTCGCTGGCGAGATGTGAGGCTCACTGGGGGCAGGCTTGCCCAGAGGTTAACACACTCAGCTAGTGAGCCTCAAGCCCTTGCATACCCACTGGTTGAGCCCAGCACTGACAGTCTCACTTTACACTCAAGCATGTGTTCCTACTTGACGTGGGGATCTGACTGCCAGGTGGCTGCAGGCCCACCAGAAACTCAGGCCCACGAATGTCTGTCTAAAGGGGCCTGGAAAGCCCTTCCCACTGGGCTTGGAGCAGGGAAGCCCCATCCACTCAGGAATCCACTGAAATGAACCTGAAGTGTGAGCTACCAAAGAGCCACCATTTGGCTCTGAGTCCCACCTACAGCCCAACTCATGCTCACCAGGTGCTGGCCTATGGGGAGAGCAGAAGCAAGGCCTCCAGCTGAGTGGAGCAGAGGGCTGGGGGCGGAGCTCTGGAGGACAGAACAGGCCTTTCTCTGCCACCCCACTGCCTCTTGGTGAGCAGGAGGCCATGCTGAGCGAGAGAGCCACCCCTTGCTCCCTCCAAACCCAGGACCACCTCTTCTCTTCTCAGGGCTGTGCCTCATTCAAGCCAAATTGTCAGAGATGGAAGAGGTCAAACCAGCCAGGTAAAGCACAGCTGACCCAAGGGCTTCCTGGGGTTGTGGAGCAGGGTGGACTGGGAGAGGGCCTTAAAATTCATAGGAGGGCCTGGCAAACCATGAGAGCTTAATGAAGATTTTTAAATAGGTAATCCAAACCAGTTGTAACAATTCAAAATACTactgaaagacttagaaaaaagtgAGAGTTTCTTCCAATCCCTCATCATTCCTCTCTCCCACCACCCCTGTGGACTGTGCCCCTCGAGGCTCTGAGACACACACGGCTGTGCACAGATACAGGAGCTAAGTGTGTATGGTTTTTGTTGATTTCAATACAGGTTCTTCCTACACACTGGTCTCATACTCATatggcccaggttggcctcagacTTGCTGTCCTCTTGTCTTGCCTCCCTCCTgtacaattacaggtgtgtggcacAATGcctgcttcttccttctttcgATGGTTTCAGGATAGTGTGTCATGCGAGTGTGTCCTGTCACACATCTTGGCACATCCATTCCGTGGTTTGTGTAGGATCAATTCTTAAGAGAAAATTGGTGCGTTACAAGGCACTTCATTTTGCTTTGGTATATGAGTTTTCAAGTTGCCTTCAAAAAAAGCAGTTCCAAAATCTCAGCAACACTGAATGATAGCACCCTTTGCCCCGCAGCCCTACCCAGGCTGCATGTGAACTGTGGCACACTTGTAACCGAAAATGCACATTAGTATGCACATTTCCCTGAATAGTAAAGAGGCTGAATAAAAGGTTCACACACTTTAAGAAAAATTATTCcatcagacaccagtggctcatacctgtaatcccagctactaaggacactgagatctgaggatcagggttctaagccagcctgggcaggaaagtccatgagactcttaactctaataaattactcagaaaaaagctgggagtgtcactgtggctcaagtggtaaagctatagccttgagcacaaagaaactcagggacagtgtccagtcctgcgttcaagccccaggactggtaggaagaaaaaagagagagagctggaACTGTAactcagttgtagagcacttgccttgcatgcataaggcCCCAGGTTCCATCCCAagcactactaaaaaaaaaaagaaaaaaaaaatatccggctgggaatgtagcttagtggtagaatgcttgcctggtctacatgaagccctgggcttgattcctcagcactacataaacagaaaaggctgggaatgtagcagtggctcaagtggtagagtgcttgagcaaaagaaaagaaagtgcccaggccctgagttcaagccccaggactggcaaaaaagaaaaagaacaaaagaaatatcCCACAAATAGCACTTGtgtcctagcactcaggaggctaagacaggagaaTCGGGTTCAATACTAGCCTgagcaacatagcaagaccctgtctcaaaatactaAAACaggcaggcaccaatggctctcacttatgatcctagctactcaggatgctgaggtgtgaagataacagttcaaagccagcccaggcaggaaagtccgggagactcatgtccaataaattacccagaaaaaagtcagaagtagagctgtggctcaaatggtagagcacttgctagtGTTTTTGATCCTGTCTGCCTGCAGATGTCTCATCTTTGtctcattttaaatgaaatggtCACATTCCACATGACTTGCTTGTTCCCTGACCCTCTGCCCATCAGGAGACCTGCATTCATACCCTGGTCCCACCCTCGCATGCTGTGACCATTCTGTTAACTCCATTTGGTCTCAGTCTCCTTATCTTTGGACTAGGAGAACACACCTGGCCTACATGCCTCTGTATAGAAAAGGCCCTGGGAACTCAGGTGCTCTGTCAGCAGATGCAGTGTACTTCTGTTACGATGCTTAGCTGATAAGTCTGCAGAGTCACGGACAGGCTGACCGACCCATCCCTCTTGTCCTCTGCCCTACAGCTGGTGGGCCTTGGTCATTTATGGAGTCTTCTTAGTCACCCTGGGAGCCTTCATCTTCGGCCAGACCACAGCCAATGCCATCTTTGTGAATCTCTTGGCATAACCACTGCCTCCCATAACCACTGCCATTGTGGACCCCAGGAGCCATCTCTCAGAGCTATGGGCTGCTCCAACTCCAACATCATTCCAGCTGGTGTGATGGCATCTGGACATCCTTTTCCAGGATGAATTAGCTAGCCCCATACCTGTGGACAGCTCAGTCCCCTTACCTTTCCTGCTTCCCAGCCCCGGCAATGCTGATGGTGGTGGCAAGTCTCATGTCACACAGGagtttcctcctcccccacctcccaacaTCTCCACGCATCAGTGGGACTTAGAACCCATTCTGACTTCCCTGGAGAAAGGCCGTGTGCAAAAGGCTGGAGTACCTGCCCTGCATAGGGGCTGTGttcagtgcctgttcctgtccTCAGCAGCCATGGCCAGTGGCAACTTCTGGATCTGAGCTTCTGAAGGTGGCCCTGGAGTCATACAGATGTGCAGAGACAGCTGTCTATTCCCCAGACCCTCAGGAAGCCTGCTAGCCACTTTGCCATGGCTAATTGCCATTCCCCAAGTCTCAGgaagtggggatgggggtggggatgggggacggTTTCACCCTGACTCTCCAAACCTAATAGTCCAGGCCAGGCATCCCTCTCGTGTGTCCCCAGACATCACCAAGTCTAATGTTTACAAAGGGTGCCAGGATGGCTCTGAGACCAGGGGCCGCCTGTGCCACGGTGCTGTGAGGTCCTCCTTCCTTAACCCATTGGTGAAGATGGGCTGGGGTTTTTTCCCTCAGATTCCAGATGAGCCCTTTTCAGAGGGTCAGAGTGGGGAATATAGGAGTCTGGGAACCTTTCAGACCCTCACTTTGGGCTGAGCTGACCAAACCTGAGTGAATCTccagtgtgtgcatgcgtgtgtgtgtgtgtgtgtgcaccttctctctgaccctcttcccttcctcagcTACCCATAGCCTGAGAACCCAAAGGAAGAAGGACAACTGGGACCTAGAGGTTTCCTTTCCTatctgcttcctcttccctcacCCTGTCTATGTTTAGTTGAGTCTTCCCCTctggtattttcattttgtttgggcAGAGCAGGAGGGCTGGGTGGCTGCCCTAACCAGACAGGGACCTGGGAGAGGCTCTGAGCTCCTGcctttcctccatttccctcAGTCCTTCCCAGGCTGGGCCAGTCCTACTGTGTCCACTTTGACTGGgcctctccctcctgcccctctgTGATCCTAGAGGAGCTTCACAgccctgcctgtctttgctcagaATCTAGCCTCTTCTACAACACCAGATTGTTCTCATTCATGGAGTGAAGTGGCAGAAGGCTTCTAGCCCGCCATCTTGCTGTCCAAGATTGGCACTGTGAGCAGGCCAAGGGGTTGGGTAGCTCGGGGTACTACTTCACTGGAGGTTGGGTTTCACCTTCTTCCccaaaaacagagaaggaaagggtTACATTCACCCCAAAAATTAATTCCAGAGCAAATGGCTAGATTCACTGATTCATATAGGTTACTCGTCacccttattttctttctggcagtattggggtttgaactcaaggccttgtgtttgcttgaaacATGCCACCAGTCCATTTttcctttagttgtttttcaaataagttCTTGTATTTATGAGCAGGCTGGCTTGGACTGCATTC is drawn from Perognathus longimembris pacificus isolate PPM17 chromosome 10, ASM2315922v1, whole genome shotgun sequence and contains these coding sequences:
- the Slc38a7 gene encoding putative sodium-coupled neutral amino acid transporter 7 isoform X2, with product MLVFIISGLVILAYCSQASNERTYQEVVWAVCGKLTGVLCEVAIAVYTFGTCIAFLIIIGDQQDKIIAVIAKEPEGASSSLWYTDRKFTISLTAFLFILPLSIPREIGFQKYASFLSVVGTWYVTAIIIIKYIWPDNKMTSGDILTRPASWMSVFNAMPTICFGFQCHVSSVPVFNSMRRPEVKTWGGVVTAAMVIALAVYLGTGICGFLTFGAAVDPDVLLSYPSTDMAVAVARAFIILSVLTSYPILHFCGRAVVEGLWLRYQGTPVEEDVGRERQRRVLQTLVWFLLTLLLALFIPDIGKVISVIGGLAACFIFVFPGLCLIQAKLSEMEEVKPASWWALVIYGVFLVTLGAFIFGQTTANAIFVNLLA
- the Slc38a7 gene encoding putative sodium-coupled neutral amino acid transporter 7 isoform X1 gives rise to the protein MAQLSINNDYSEWGSSTDAGERARLLQSPCVDTVPKSEGEASPEGPDRGTTSTLGAIFIVVNACLGAGLLNFPAAFRTAGGVAAGISLQMGMLVFIISGLVILAYCSQASNERTYQEVVWAVCGKLTGVLCEVAIAVYTFGTCIAFLIIIGDQQDKIIAVIAKEPEGASSSLWYTDRKFTISLTAFLFILPLSIPREIGFQKYASFLSVVGTWYVTAIIIIKYIWPDNKMTSGDILTRPASWMSVFNAMPTICFGFQCHVSSVPVFNSMRRPEVKTWGGVVTAAMVIALAVYLGTGICGFLTFGAAVDPDVLLSYPSTDMAVAVARAFIILSVLTSYPILHFCGRAVVEGLWLRYQGTPVEEDVGRERQRRVLQTLVWFLLTLLLALFIPDIGKVISVIGGLAACFIFVFPGLCLIQAKLSEMEEVKPASWWALVIYGVFLVTLGAFIFGQTTANAIFVNLLA